In Oncorhynchus masou masou isolate Uvic2021 chromosome 10, UVic_Omas_1.1, whole genome shotgun sequence, a single genomic region encodes these proteins:
- the csrnp3 gene encoding cysteine/serine-rich nuclear protein 3, with protein MSGILKRRFEEVSSSPCSSLRESDYEVSCSESGDSSDSVNPSALGTFTPDSILKREKRVRTRRVHFENVTVYYFSRRQGFTSVPSQGGSTLGMSNRHSCVRQFSLGEFALEQERIHRDMLRDHLKEEKINSIKLKLTKNGTVESEEANTLTAEDISDDDIDLENTEVDEYFFLQPLTTKKRRALLRTSGVKKIDVEEKHELRAIRLSREDCGCDCRVFCDPETCACSVAGIKCQVDRMSFPCGCTKEGCSNAAGRVEFNPIRVRTHFLHTIMKLELEKSREQQQASPANGYHGESHSHGNPLVQTQHSLEYSLTDPTLQQSAIIHLQTADNMEEHLDDEDEDDEENEEDEEDEEDNSSLCSGLSDSSTQSLANSDSEEEEEDEDEEEKSEDFEDGVSTPPVSHTEVVPLSSVLCYSDGTLPQDNHIEKHMNGNSYLLSSQAKYYQQKNPSAVASANGTASQPSETYGEALSFPHPVSTSNGAMPQGPYNMAADKAEQYTDFPHQAEEQYTNQHFTLTNGRAATTAMGCCTPDLENNMVQSKGTFPEQPGGISQMESHNNYLNNKSSQEGYGSNGKCFVTEQPKEVSRANDLSEGPSLADSTKTPALAENLPQVAPV; from the exons ATGAGCGGAATACTTAAGAGAAGGTTTGAGGAGGTGTCCTCCTCGCCGTGCTCCTCGTTGCGGGAGTCTGATTACGAGGTCTCCTGCAGCGAGAGCGGGGACAGCAGCGACAGTGTCAACCCCTCGGCCTTGGGTACCTTCACCC CTGACTCCATCCTGAAGCGAGAGAAGCGTGTGAGGACGAGGAGGGTGCACTTTGAGAACGTGACGGTGTACTACTTCAGCCGGCGCCAGGGTTTCACCAGTGTGCCCAGTCAGGGAGGCAGTACGCTGGGCATGTCCAACAGACACAGCTGTGTCAGGCAGTTCTCCCTGGGAGAGTTTGCCCTGGAGCAGGAGAGGATCCACAGAGACATGCTCCGAGATCATCTGAAGGAGGAGAAAATCAACTCCATTAAACTCAAG CTGACTAAGAACGGTACAGTGGAGTCGGAGGAGGCCAACACGCTCACGGCTGAGGACATCTCTGACGATGACATTGATCTGGAAAACACGGAGGTGGACGAGTACTTCTTCCTCCAGCCCCTCACCACGAAGAAGCGCCGGGCTCTGCTGCGGACCTCGGGGGTGAAGAAAATTGACGTGGAGGAGAAGCACGAGCTGCGGGCCATCCGGTTGTCCAGAGAGGACTGTGGCTGCGACTGCAGAGTGTTCTGTGACCCAGAGACATGTGCGTGCAGCGTAGCAGGAATCAAATGTCAG GTGGACCGCATGTCTTTTCCCTGTGGCTGTACCAAGGAGGGGTGTAGCAACGCGGCCGGCCGGGTGGAATTTAACCCCATCCGTGTACGGACCCACTTCCTGCACACCATAATGAAGTTAGAGCTGGAGAAAAGCCgtgagcagcagcaggcctccCCTGCCAATGGTTACCATGGCGAAAGCCACAGCCACGGCAACCCGCTGGTCCAGACCCAACATAGTCTGGAGTACTCTCTGACAGAcccaacacttcaacagtctgCCATCATTCACCTCCAGACAGCTGACAACATGGAAGAGCATCTAGATGATGAGGATGAGGACGatgaggagaatgaggaggatgaggaggacgaAGAGGACAACAGCAGTTTATGCAGCGGACTGTCTGACTCCAGCACTCAGAGCTTGGCTAACAGTGACtctgaggaagaagaggaggatgaggatgaggaggagaagtCGGAGGACTTTGAGGATGGTGTGAGCACGCCGCCTGTGTCCCACACAGAGGTTGTTCCCCtgtcctctgtgttgtgttaCTCTGATGGCACCTTGCCACAGGACAACCACATTGAAAAGCACATGAATGGAAACTCTTATTTACTCAGCTCCCAAGCCAAGTATTATCAGCAGAAGAACCCCAGTGCTGTTGCATCTGCCAACGGGACGGCCAGCCAACCCAGTGAAACTTACGGAGAGGCCTTATCATTCCCACACCCAGTTAGCACTAGCAATGGGGCCATGCCACAAGGACCATACAACATGGCCGCCGACAAGGCAGAGCAGTATACAGACTTCCCCCACCAGGCTGAGGAACAGTACACCAATCAACACTTTACCCTGACCAACGGCAGAGCAGCAACCACTGCCATGGGCTGCTGCACACCTGACCTGGAAAACAACATGGTCCAATCTAAAGGAACATTCCCTGAGCAGCCTGGGGGCATTAGCCAGATGGAGTCCCACAACAACTACCTGAACAATAAGAGCTCCCAGGAAGGCTACGGTAGTAATGGGAAGTGTTTTGTAACAGAGCAGCCAAAGGAAGTGTCTCGTGCTAATGATTTGTCTGAAGGGCCTTCTCTAGCAGACAGTACAAAGACACCTGCATTAGCAGAGAATCTCCCCCAGGTCGCACCAGTTTAG